From a single Nicotiana tabacum cultivar K326 chromosome 8, ASM71507v2, whole genome shotgun sequence genomic region:
- the LOC107817007 gene encoding polygalacturonase-like, with protein sequence MNTRKFIALILLTVFFHSSSGSKTSYNVQSYGAKPDGKTDSTKAFLSAWAAACASTKSVVIYVPQGRYLIGSAAFWGQYCKNKATTIRIDGTLVAPSDYKIIGNNGNWLKFERVNGVTISGGTFDGQGASLWACKASGKSCPAGATTLAFYNSNNIVISGLTSLNSQMFHVVLDGCQNAKLQKMKISASASSPNTDGIHIEASSGVTILKTVIGTGDDCVSIGPGTSNLWIENVSCGPGHGISIGSLGWGMQEPGVQNVTVKTTTFRGTQNGLRIKTWARPSNGFVKGVLFQHSVMVNARYPILIDQEYCPDQKNCPGQESGVKISDVTYQDVHGTSTSQVAVKLACSKANPCKGITLEDVNLTFKNQQPQALCSNAAGTSYGVNKPASCL encoded by the exons ATGAATACCAGAAAATTTATTGCCCTTATTCTTCTAACCGTCTTCTTTCATTCATCATCAGGAAGCAAGACTAGTTACAATGTGCAAAGTTATGGAGCGAAACCTGATGGCAAGACTGATTCAACAAAAGCATTTCTGAGTGCATGGGCTGCAGCTTGTGCTTCCACAAAGTCTGTTGTGATATATGTGCCACAAGGAAGGTATTTAATAGGAAGTGCTGCGTTTTGGGGACAATATTGCAAGAATAAAGCTACTACTATCAGGATTGATGGCACCTTAGTGGCACCCTCTGATTATAAAATTATAGGTAATAATGGAAATTGGCTAAAGTTTGAGAGAGTCAACGGAGTCACCATTTCTGGTGGGACTTTTGATGGCCAAGGTGCTTCTCTTTGGGCTTGTAAAGCCTCTGGCAAGAGTTGTCCTGCCGGAGCAACG ACACTTGCCTTTTACAATTCAAACAACATTGTGATAAGTGGATTGACTTCATTAAACAGCCAGATGTTCCATGTGGTACTTGATGGGTGCCAAAATGCTAAGCTGCAGAAGATGAAAATCTCAGCCTCAGCTAGCAGCCCAAACACTGATGGGATTCACATAGAAGCTTCCTCGGGTGTCACTATTCTGAAAACTGTAATTGGTACTGGAGATGACTGTGTTTCAATAGGCCCTGGCACCTCCAACTTGTGGATTGAAAATGTCTCCTGTGGCCCTGGCCACGGCATAAG CATTGGAAGTCTAGGATGGGGTATGCAAGAACCAGGAGTTCAAAATGTCACAGTGAAGACCACTACATTTAGAGGTACACAAAATGGTCTGAGAATAAAGACATGGGCAAGGCCTAGCAATGGATTTGTAAAAGGTGTTCTCTTTCAGCATTCTGTGATGGTGAATGCCAGATACCCCATCTTAATTGACCAAGAATATTGCCCTGATCAGAAGAATTGCCCTGGCCAG GAATCAGGAGTTAAGATAAGCGATGTAACATATCAAGACGTTCATGGAACATCAACATCACAAGTCGCAGTAAAACTTGCTTGTAGTAAGGCTAATCCCTGCAAAGGGATTACACTGGAGGATGTAAATCTTACCTTTAaaaatcaacaaccacaagcATTATGCTCCAATGCTGCTGGAACTTCCTATGGTGTAAATAAACCAGCAAGCTGTTTGTAG